The following coding sequences lie in one Ictalurus furcatus strain D&B chromosome 7, Billie_1.0, whole genome shotgun sequence genomic window:
- the dhx30 gene encoding ATP-dependent RNA helicase DHX30 isoform X3: MRRAAGNLEVVEEDPKVSEALGIFSKPKALLARVIQVATTSESVNELLQYKTVGGKVKECELTLRWPAEMSFTGCGRRRLEAETRAAALACLRLKELELLDEQNNPLTHAMYNQEEVKEAGVREKRPCRLEIPDSLERRIRDHLTQFPVEEAVQKLWAERADQRQSSSFNEDDEGGDNDEDSMLDAITGKPYRPLNPEEAEFLSDSLLRQWERAGPARGAELPVDSHRDRLVEAVEASRVVLVAGETGCGKTTRIPRFLLEGRVRGGAGAHCNILVTQPRRISAVSVAERVANEMGPALRPCVGYQVRLESRPPEASGGALLFLTVGVLLRKLRSNPWLRGVSHVMVDEVHERDVNTDVLLALLRRALTHNPELRVVLMSASGDTQRLASYFDECPVVHVPGFMHPVRQRYLEEVLREMGRPANKANTQEQDDPTPDLDLVADVIDHIHTRGEPGAVLCFLPGWQDIKALQQKLEEKQAFKLGSQLILPLHSSMSVADQQVVFKRPPEGQRKIVLATNIAETSITINDIVHVVDLGTQKEQSYDPRTKVSCLDTVWISRSNVIQRRGRAGRCQPGHAYHLFPRKKLDAMTKFPIPEILRTPLESLVVQAKIHSPQSKAVDFLSQVMDSPEQGSVREAVKTLQEIGVLDMSECLTPLGERVACMSCDPRLGKLLVLSCLFRCVLPMLSVAACLTRDPFHNSLQNRSTVTKAKGALSGSSCSDYLVFSRAVQGWRELQDRRGRQEYLDSHSLSAASLRFIHGLTQQFSENLAEAELVTHSAKCLRPSSLLNQHSNQEELLKAVLLAGFYPNLIQVKRGVVSKGGRFRPNDLSYRTQSGPVLLHRSSVNRAERKLPSRWLTFFSAIKSNGSVFIRDSSAVHPLALLLLTDCNLIERAYGDRVEVTMPGRSLVRWELSAQGWEVLWALRTSLQAMLHRNLRPLTSGCSVEENSTQDSQLISLLVDLLNSTEPDSNTADYSDME, translated from the exons ATGAGAAGAGCCGCAGGAAACCTGGA AGTGGTGGAAGAGGATCCGAAGGTCTCGGAGGCGCTCGGGATCTTCTCGAAGCCGAAGGCGCTTTTGGCGAGGGTTATTCAAGTGGCCACGACATCTGAAAGCGTCAAC GAGCTGCTGCAGTACAAGACCGTTGGAGGGAAGGTGAAGGAGTGTGAACTCACTCTGCGCTGGCCCGCGGAGATGAGCTTTACCGGCTGCGGCCGCCGCAGACTGGAGGCTGAAACGCGAGCAGCGGCGCTCGCGTGCCTCAGACTTAAG GAGCTGGAGCTGCTGGATGAGCAGAATAATCCTCTCACACATGCCATGTACAACCAAGAGGAGGTGAAGGAGGCAGGAGTGCGAGAGAAGAGGCCGTGCCGCTTGGAGATCCCGGACAGTCTTGAGCGCAGGATCAGAGATCATTTAACGCAG TTTCCGGTGGAGGAGGCGGTGCAGAAACTGTGGGCAGAGCGAGCTGACCAGAGGCAGTCCTCTTCCTTTAACGAGGACGATGAAGGAGGTGATAACGACGAGGATTCTATGCTTGACGCGATCACTGGCAAGCCGTACCGCCCTCTGAACCCTGAGGAGGCGGAGTTCCTGAGTGACAGCCTTCTGAGGCAGTGGGAGAGGGCAGGGCCGGCTCGGGGGGCGGAGCTTCCTGTAGACTCTCATCGGGATCGTCTGGTGGAGGCGGTGGAGGCGTCACGGGTGGTGCTGGTGGCTGGAGAGACGGGCTGCGGGAAGACGACGAGGATCCCGCGTTTCCTGCTAGAGGGCCGTGTGAGGGGCGGAGCCGGGGCTCACTGCAACATCCTGGTCACGCAGCCGCGCAGGATCAGCGCAGTCTCGGTGGCTGAGCGTGTCGCCAATGAGATGGGCCCCGCCCTCAGGCCCTGTGTCGGCTACCAG GTTCGTTTAGAGTCTCGCCCCCCAGAGGCCAGCGGTGGCGCGCTCCTCTTCCTCACCGTGGgcgtcctgctgaggaagctgcgGTCGAATCCGTGGCTGCGCGGCGTGAGTCATGTGATGGTGGACGAGGTGCACGAACGAGACGTAAACACGGACGTGTTGCTGGCCCTGCTGCGTCGCGCCCTTACCCACAATCCTGAGCTGCGCGTGGTGCTGATGAGCGCCAGCGGAGACACGCAGCGCCTTGCCTCCTACTTTGATGAGTGTCCTGTAGTGCACGTCCCCGGCTTCATGCACCCTGTGAGACAGAGATACCTGGAGGAGGTGCTGAGGGAGATGGGGAGACCAGCGAATAAGGCCAACACCCAG GAACAGGATGATCCGACCCCTGACCTTGATTTAGTCGCCGACGTGATCGATCACATTCACACTCGTGGAGAGCCag GGGCGGTGCTGTGTTTTCTGCCCGGCTGGCAGGACATTAAAGCCTTGCAGCAGAAGCTGGAGGAGAAGCAGGCCTTCAAATTGGGCTCACAGCTCATCTTACCAT TGCACTCCAGCATGTCTGTAGCAGATCAGCAGGTTGTGTTCAAGCGCCCCCCAGAGGGCCAGCGCAAAATTGTCCTGGCAACCAACATCGCAGAGACGTCCATCACCATCAATGACATAGTGCACGTTGTGGACCTGGGCACTCAGAAAGAGCAGAGCTACGATCCCAGGACCAAG GTCTCCTGTTTGGACACGGTCTGGATCTCTCGCTCGAATGTCATTCAGCGCCGTGGGAGGGCGGGTCGATGCCAACCTGGCCACGCCTATCACTTGTTTCCCCGGAAAAAACTCGATGCCATGACCAAGTTTCCCATCCCGGAGATTCTGCGCACCCCCCTGGAGAGCCTGGTGGTTCAGGCCAAGATTCACAGTCCTCAGAGTAAG gctgtagacttcctgtcccAGGTGATGGACTCTCCAGAACAAGGTTCAGTGAGAGAAGCCGTGAAGACGCTGCAGGAGATCG GTGTGTTGGACATGTCGGAGTGCCTGACTCCGCTGGGGGAGCGTGTGGCATGTATGTCATGTGACCCACGCTTGGGGAAGCTCCTGGTTCTGTCTTGTCTTTTCCGCTGTGTCCTGCCCATGCTGTCTGTGGCAGCCTGTCTGACCCGAGACCCGTTTCACAACAGCCTGCAAAACCGCTCCACAGTCACCAAG GCTAAAGGGGCTCTGAGTGGCTCCAGCTGCAGTGATTACCTGGTGTTCAGTAGAGCAGTACAGGGTTGGCGAGAGCTGCAGGACAGACGCGGACGGCAGGAGTATTTGGACTCGCACAGTCTTTCAGCAGCCAGTCTGCGTTTTATACACG gtttaaCTCAGCAGTTCAGTGAGAATCTGGCTGAGGCGGAGCTAGTCACACACTCTGCCAAGTGTCTCCGCCCTTCATCGCTGCTCAATCAGCACAGCAATCAGGAGGAGCTTCTTAAAGCTGTGCTGCTGGCAGGGTTTTACCCCAACCTCATCCAG GTGAAGAGAGGCGTCGTAAGCAAAGGGGGCAGGTTCCGTCCTAACGACCTGTCTTACCGCACTCAGAGTGGGCCTGTGCTACTCCACCGCTCCTCCGTCAACAG gGCCGAGCGAAAGCTTCCCAGTCGCTGGCTCACGTTCTTCTCTGCAATTAAATCGAATGGCAGCGTCTTCATCAGAGACTCGTCTGCAGTCCATCCACTggccctcctcctcctcacggACTGTAACCTGATCGAGCGTg CGTATGGCGATCGGGTGGAGGTAACCATGCCGGGCCGTTCTCTCGTACGATGGGAGCTGTCTGCTCAGGGCTGGGAGGTGCTGTGGGCGTTACGCACCTCTCTGCAGGCTATGCTTCACCGTAACCTCCGACCTTTAACCTCTGGCTGTAGTGTCGAAGAGAACAGCACTCAAGACAGCCAGCTCATCTCTTTATTAGTGGACCTTCTGAACAGCACAGAGCCGGATTCTAACACTGCAGACTACAGTGATATGGAATGA
- the dhx30 gene encoding ATP-dependent RNA helicase DHX30 isoform X1, with protein sequence MPHRQMALLKRKRLFSEAPKKRVCCVNMAAHCSSIMRLRTLCNLGRKIFYIRSGPGWDRTGVSLYRTRAGTAQNRGEPATDTDRGQSDLLMEFPEPKNLLHSTLSRSLGQSNISRYIQYSCTDGDVKRATVTLFWPQRIEVEGFGSRKQEAERRAAAAACHRLRELGVLGPRNQLPTQRLARESGWRSFVCEDEDEDPSVCKSRELRRTTSSRMRRAAGNLEVVEEDPKVSEALGIFSKPKALLARVIQVATTSESVNELLQYKTVGGKVKECELTLRWPAEMSFTGCGRRRLEAETRAAALACLRLKELELLDEQNNPLTHAMYNQEEVKEAGVREKRPCRLEIPDSLERRIRDHLTQFPVEEAVQKLWAERADQRQSSSFNEDDEGGDNDEDSMLDAITGKPYRPLNPEEAEFLSDSLLRQWERAGPARGAELPVDSHRDRLVEAVEASRVVLVAGETGCGKTTRIPRFLLEGRVRGGAGAHCNILVTQPRRISAVSVAERVANEMGPALRPCVGYQVRLESRPPEASGGALLFLTVGVLLRKLRSNPWLRGVSHVMVDEVHERDVNTDVLLALLRRALTHNPELRVVLMSASGDTQRLASYFDECPVVHVPGFMHPVRQRYLEEVLREMGRPANKANTQEQDDPTPDLDLVADVIDHIHTRGEPGAVLCFLPGWQDIKALQQKLEEKQAFKLGSQLILPLHSSMSVADQQVVFKRPPEGQRKIVLATNIAETSITINDIVHVVDLGTQKEQSYDPRTKVSCLDTVWISRSNVIQRRGRAGRCQPGHAYHLFPRKKLDAMTKFPIPEILRTPLESLVVQAKIHSPQSKAVDFLSQVMDSPEQGSVREAVKTLQEIGVLDMSECLTPLGERVACMSCDPRLGKLLVLSCLFRCVLPMLSVAACLTRDPFHNSLQNRSTVTKAKGALSGSSCSDYLVFSRAVQGWRELQDRRGRQEYLDSHSLSAASLRFIHGLTQQFSENLAEAELVTHSAKCLRPSSLLNQHSNQEELLKAVLLAGFYPNLIQVKRGVVSKGGRFRPNDLSYRTQSGPVLLHRSSVNRAERKLPSRWLTFFSAIKSNGSVFIRDSSAVHPLALLLLTDCNLIERAYGDRVEVTMPGRSLVRWELSAQGWEVLWALRTSLQAMLHRNLRPLTSGCSVEENSTQDSQLISLLVDLLNSTEPDSNTADYSDME encoded by the exons ATGCCGCACCGACAGATGGCGCTGCTGAAGAGGAAGCGCCTCTTCTCTGAGGCGCCGAAGAAgcgtgtgtgttgtgtaaatATGGCGGCGCACTGTAGCTCCATCATGCGTCTCCGGACTCTGTGCAACCTTGGGAGGAAAATCTTTTATATCAGAAGCGGACCCGGTTGGGACCGGACCGGTGTGAGCCTATACAGGACCCGAGCTGGAACCGCTCAGAACCGCGGAGAACCTGCCACCGACACGGACAGAG GCCAGTCTGACCTGCTCATGGAGTTCCCAGAGCCAAAGAATCTCCTACATTCAACCCTGTCTCGATCCCTGGGACAGTCGAATATCTCTCGATACATCCAGTACAGCTGCACAGACGGAGATGTGAAG AGGGCGACCGTTACATTGTTCTGGCCTCAGAGGATCGAAGTAGAGGGATTCGGATCACGGAAACAGGAGGCGGAACGACGCGCTGCAGCAGCTGCCTGCCATAGGCTGAGG GAACTGGGAGTTCTGGGTCCTAGGAACCAGCTTCCCACACAGAGACTGGCCCGGGAGTCTGGTTGGCGCTCGTTTGTCTGCGAGGATGAAGACGAAGACCCGAGCGTGTGTAAAAGCAGGGAGCTACGACGAACCACGAGCAGCAGGATGAGAAGAGCCGCAGGAAACCTGGA AGTGGTGGAAGAGGATCCGAAGGTCTCGGAGGCGCTCGGGATCTTCTCGAAGCCGAAGGCGCTTTTGGCGAGGGTTATTCAAGTGGCCACGACATCTGAAAGCGTCAAC GAGCTGCTGCAGTACAAGACCGTTGGAGGGAAGGTGAAGGAGTGTGAACTCACTCTGCGCTGGCCCGCGGAGATGAGCTTTACCGGCTGCGGCCGCCGCAGACTGGAGGCTGAAACGCGAGCAGCGGCGCTCGCGTGCCTCAGACTTAAG GAGCTGGAGCTGCTGGATGAGCAGAATAATCCTCTCACACATGCCATGTACAACCAAGAGGAGGTGAAGGAGGCAGGAGTGCGAGAGAAGAGGCCGTGCCGCTTGGAGATCCCGGACAGTCTTGAGCGCAGGATCAGAGATCATTTAACGCAG TTTCCGGTGGAGGAGGCGGTGCAGAAACTGTGGGCAGAGCGAGCTGACCAGAGGCAGTCCTCTTCCTTTAACGAGGACGATGAAGGAGGTGATAACGACGAGGATTCTATGCTTGACGCGATCACTGGCAAGCCGTACCGCCCTCTGAACCCTGAGGAGGCGGAGTTCCTGAGTGACAGCCTTCTGAGGCAGTGGGAGAGGGCAGGGCCGGCTCGGGGGGCGGAGCTTCCTGTAGACTCTCATCGGGATCGTCTGGTGGAGGCGGTGGAGGCGTCACGGGTGGTGCTGGTGGCTGGAGAGACGGGCTGCGGGAAGACGACGAGGATCCCGCGTTTCCTGCTAGAGGGCCGTGTGAGGGGCGGAGCCGGGGCTCACTGCAACATCCTGGTCACGCAGCCGCGCAGGATCAGCGCAGTCTCGGTGGCTGAGCGTGTCGCCAATGAGATGGGCCCCGCCCTCAGGCCCTGTGTCGGCTACCAG GTTCGTTTAGAGTCTCGCCCCCCAGAGGCCAGCGGTGGCGCGCTCCTCTTCCTCACCGTGGgcgtcctgctgaggaagctgcgGTCGAATCCGTGGCTGCGCGGCGTGAGTCATGTGATGGTGGACGAGGTGCACGAACGAGACGTAAACACGGACGTGTTGCTGGCCCTGCTGCGTCGCGCCCTTACCCACAATCCTGAGCTGCGCGTGGTGCTGATGAGCGCCAGCGGAGACACGCAGCGCCTTGCCTCCTACTTTGATGAGTGTCCTGTAGTGCACGTCCCCGGCTTCATGCACCCTGTGAGACAGAGATACCTGGAGGAGGTGCTGAGGGAGATGGGGAGACCAGCGAATAAGGCCAACACCCAG GAACAGGATGATCCGACCCCTGACCTTGATTTAGTCGCCGACGTGATCGATCACATTCACACTCGTGGAGAGCCag GGGCGGTGCTGTGTTTTCTGCCCGGCTGGCAGGACATTAAAGCCTTGCAGCAGAAGCTGGAGGAGAAGCAGGCCTTCAAATTGGGCTCACAGCTCATCTTACCAT TGCACTCCAGCATGTCTGTAGCAGATCAGCAGGTTGTGTTCAAGCGCCCCCCAGAGGGCCAGCGCAAAATTGTCCTGGCAACCAACATCGCAGAGACGTCCATCACCATCAATGACATAGTGCACGTTGTGGACCTGGGCACTCAGAAAGAGCAGAGCTACGATCCCAGGACCAAG GTCTCCTGTTTGGACACGGTCTGGATCTCTCGCTCGAATGTCATTCAGCGCCGTGGGAGGGCGGGTCGATGCCAACCTGGCCACGCCTATCACTTGTTTCCCCGGAAAAAACTCGATGCCATGACCAAGTTTCCCATCCCGGAGATTCTGCGCACCCCCCTGGAGAGCCTGGTGGTTCAGGCCAAGATTCACAGTCCTCAGAGTAAG gctgtagacttcctgtcccAGGTGATGGACTCTCCAGAACAAGGTTCAGTGAGAGAAGCCGTGAAGACGCTGCAGGAGATCG GTGTGTTGGACATGTCGGAGTGCCTGACTCCGCTGGGGGAGCGTGTGGCATGTATGTCATGTGACCCACGCTTGGGGAAGCTCCTGGTTCTGTCTTGTCTTTTCCGCTGTGTCCTGCCCATGCTGTCTGTGGCAGCCTGTCTGACCCGAGACCCGTTTCACAACAGCCTGCAAAACCGCTCCACAGTCACCAAG GCTAAAGGGGCTCTGAGTGGCTCCAGCTGCAGTGATTACCTGGTGTTCAGTAGAGCAGTACAGGGTTGGCGAGAGCTGCAGGACAGACGCGGACGGCAGGAGTATTTGGACTCGCACAGTCTTTCAGCAGCCAGTCTGCGTTTTATACACG gtttaaCTCAGCAGTTCAGTGAGAATCTGGCTGAGGCGGAGCTAGTCACACACTCTGCCAAGTGTCTCCGCCCTTCATCGCTGCTCAATCAGCACAGCAATCAGGAGGAGCTTCTTAAAGCTGTGCTGCTGGCAGGGTTTTACCCCAACCTCATCCAG GTGAAGAGAGGCGTCGTAAGCAAAGGGGGCAGGTTCCGTCCTAACGACCTGTCTTACCGCACTCAGAGTGGGCCTGTGCTACTCCACCGCTCCTCCGTCAACAG gGCCGAGCGAAAGCTTCCCAGTCGCTGGCTCACGTTCTTCTCTGCAATTAAATCGAATGGCAGCGTCTTCATCAGAGACTCGTCTGCAGTCCATCCACTggccctcctcctcctcacggACTGTAACCTGATCGAGCGTg CGTATGGCGATCGGGTGGAGGTAACCATGCCGGGCCGTTCTCTCGTACGATGGGAGCTGTCTGCTCAGGGCTGGGAGGTGCTGTGGGCGTTACGCACCTCTCTGCAGGCTATGCTTCACCGTAACCTCCGACCTTTAACCTCTGGCTGTAGTGTCGAAGAGAACAGCACTCAAGACAGCCAGCTCATCTCTTTATTAGTGGACCTTCTGAACAGCACAGAGCCGGATTCTAACACTGCAGACTACAGTGATATGGAATGA
- the dhx30 gene encoding ATP-dependent RNA helicase DHX30 isoform X2: MFIELGVLGPRNQLPTQRLARESGWRSFVCEDEDEDPSVCKSRELRRTTSSRMRRAAGNLEVVEEDPKVSEALGIFSKPKALLARVIQVATTSESVNELLQYKTVGGKVKECELTLRWPAEMSFTGCGRRRLEAETRAAALACLRLKELELLDEQNNPLTHAMYNQEEVKEAGVREKRPCRLEIPDSLERRIRDHLTQFPVEEAVQKLWAERADQRQSSSFNEDDEGGDNDEDSMLDAITGKPYRPLNPEEAEFLSDSLLRQWERAGPARGAELPVDSHRDRLVEAVEASRVVLVAGETGCGKTTRIPRFLLEGRVRGGAGAHCNILVTQPRRISAVSVAERVANEMGPALRPCVGYQVRLESRPPEASGGALLFLTVGVLLRKLRSNPWLRGVSHVMVDEVHERDVNTDVLLALLRRALTHNPELRVVLMSASGDTQRLASYFDECPVVHVPGFMHPVRQRYLEEVLREMGRPANKANTQEQDDPTPDLDLVADVIDHIHTRGEPGAVLCFLPGWQDIKALQQKLEEKQAFKLGSQLILPLHSSMSVADQQVVFKRPPEGQRKIVLATNIAETSITINDIVHVVDLGTQKEQSYDPRTKVSCLDTVWISRSNVIQRRGRAGRCQPGHAYHLFPRKKLDAMTKFPIPEILRTPLESLVVQAKIHSPQSKAVDFLSQVMDSPEQGSVREAVKTLQEIGVLDMSECLTPLGERVACMSCDPRLGKLLVLSCLFRCVLPMLSVAACLTRDPFHNSLQNRSTVTKAKGALSGSSCSDYLVFSRAVQGWRELQDRRGRQEYLDSHSLSAASLRFIHGLTQQFSENLAEAELVTHSAKCLRPSSLLNQHSNQEELLKAVLLAGFYPNLIQVKRGVVSKGGRFRPNDLSYRTQSGPVLLHRSSVNRAERKLPSRWLTFFSAIKSNGSVFIRDSSAVHPLALLLLTDCNLIERAYGDRVEVTMPGRSLVRWELSAQGWEVLWALRTSLQAMLHRNLRPLTSGCSVEENSTQDSQLISLLVDLLNSTEPDSNTADYSDME; this comes from the exons ATGTTTATC GAACTGGGAGTTCTGGGTCCTAGGAACCAGCTTCCCACACAGAGACTGGCCCGGGAGTCTGGTTGGCGCTCGTTTGTCTGCGAGGATGAAGACGAAGACCCGAGCGTGTGTAAAAGCAGGGAGCTACGACGAACCACGAGCAGCAGGATGAGAAGAGCCGCAGGAAACCTGGA AGTGGTGGAAGAGGATCCGAAGGTCTCGGAGGCGCTCGGGATCTTCTCGAAGCCGAAGGCGCTTTTGGCGAGGGTTATTCAAGTGGCCACGACATCTGAAAGCGTCAAC GAGCTGCTGCAGTACAAGACCGTTGGAGGGAAGGTGAAGGAGTGTGAACTCACTCTGCGCTGGCCCGCGGAGATGAGCTTTACCGGCTGCGGCCGCCGCAGACTGGAGGCTGAAACGCGAGCAGCGGCGCTCGCGTGCCTCAGACTTAAG GAGCTGGAGCTGCTGGATGAGCAGAATAATCCTCTCACACATGCCATGTACAACCAAGAGGAGGTGAAGGAGGCAGGAGTGCGAGAGAAGAGGCCGTGCCGCTTGGAGATCCCGGACAGTCTTGAGCGCAGGATCAGAGATCATTTAACGCAG TTTCCGGTGGAGGAGGCGGTGCAGAAACTGTGGGCAGAGCGAGCTGACCAGAGGCAGTCCTCTTCCTTTAACGAGGACGATGAAGGAGGTGATAACGACGAGGATTCTATGCTTGACGCGATCACTGGCAAGCCGTACCGCCCTCTGAACCCTGAGGAGGCGGAGTTCCTGAGTGACAGCCTTCTGAGGCAGTGGGAGAGGGCAGGGCCGGCTCGGGGGGCGGAGCTTCCTGTAGACTCTCATCGGGATCGTCTGGTGGAGGCGGTGGAGGCGTCACGGGTGGTGCTGGTGGCTGGAGAGACGGGCTGCGGGAAGACGACGAGGATCCCGCGTTTCCTGCTAGAGGGCCGTGTGAGGGGCGGAGCCGGGGCTCACTGCAACATCCTGGTCACGCAGCCGCGCAGGATCAGCGCAGTCTCGGTGGCTGAGCGTGTCGCCAATGAGATGGGCCCCGCCCTCAGGCCCTGTGTCGGCTACCAG GTTCGTTTAGAGTCTCGCCCCCCAGAGGCCAGCGGTGGCGCGCTCCTCTTCCTCACCGTGGgcgtcctgctgaggaagctgcgGTCGAATCCGTGGCTGCGCGGCGTGAGTCATGTGATGGTGGACGAGGTGCACGAACGAGACGTAAACACGGACGTGTTGCTGGCCCTGCTGCGTCGCGCCCTTACCCACAATCCTGAGCTGCGCGTGGTGCTGATGAGCGCCAGCGGAGACACGCAGCGCCTTGCCTCCTACTTTGATGAGTGTCCTGTAGTGCACGTCCCCGGCTTCATGCACCCTGTGAGACAGAGATACCTGGAGGAGGTGCTGAGGGAGATGGGGAGACCAGCGAATAAGGCCAACACCCAG GAACAGGATGATCCGACCCCTGACCTTGATTTAGTCGCCGACGTGATCGATCACATTCACACTCGTGGAGAGCCag GGGCGGTGCTGTGTTTTCTGCCCGGCTGGCAGGACATTAAAGCCTTGCAGCAGAAGCTGGAGGAGAAGCAGGCCTTCAAATTGGGCTCACAGCTCATCTTACCAT TGCACTCCAGCATGTCTGTAGCAGATCAGCAGGTTGTGTTCAAGCGCCCCCCAGAGGGCCAGCGCAAAATTGTCCTGGCAACCAACATCGCAGAGACGTCCATCACCATCAATGACATAGTGCACGTTGTGGACCTGGGCACTCAGAAAGAGCAGAGCTACGATCCCAGGACCAAG GTCTCCTGTTTGGACACGGTCTGGATCTCTCGCTCGAATGTCATTCAGCGCCGTGGGAGGGCGGGTCGATGCCAACCTGGCCACGCCTATCACTTGTTTCCCCGGAAAAAACTCGATGCCATGACCAAGTTTCCCATCCCGGAGATTCTGCGCACCCCCCTGGAGAGCCTGGTGGTTCAGGCCAAGATTCACAGTCCTCAGAGTAAG gctgtagacttcctgtcccAGGTGATGGACTCTCCAGAACAAGGTTCAGTGAGAGAAGCCGTGAAGACGCTGCAGGAGATCG GTGTGTTGGACATGTCGGAGTGCCTGACTCCGCTGGGGGAGCGTGTGGCATGTATGTCATGTGACCCACGCTTGGGGAAGCTCCTGGTTCTGTCTTGTCTTTTCCGCTGTGTCCTGCCCATGCTGTCTGTGGCAGCCTGTCTGACCCGAGACCCGTTTCACAACAGCCTGCAAAACCGCTCCACAGTCACCAAG GCTAAAGGGGCTCTGAGTGGCTCCAGCTGCAGTGATTACCTGGTGTTCAGTAGAGCAGTACAGGGTTGGCGAGAGCTGCAGGACAGACGCGGACGGCAGGAGTATTTGGACTCGCACAGTCTTTCAGCAGCCAGTCTGCGTTTTATACACG gtttaaCTCAGCAGTTCAGTGAGAATCTGGCTGAGGCGGAGCTAGTCACACACTCTGCCAAGTGTCTCCGCCCTTCATCGCTGCTCAATCAGCACAGCAATCAGGAGGAGCTTCTTAAAGCTGTGCTGCTGGCAGGGTTTTACCCCAACCTCATCCAG GTGAAGAGAGGCGTCGTAAGCAAAGGGGGCAGGTTCCGTCCTAACGACCTGTCTTACCGCACTCAGAGTGGGCCTGTGCTACTCCACCGCTCCTCCGTCAACAG gGCCGAGCGAAAGCTTCCCAGTCGCTGGCTCACGTTCTTCTCTGCAATTAAATCGAATGGCAGCGTCTTCATCAGAGACTCGTCTGCAGTCCATCCACTggccctcctcctcctcacggACTGTAACCTGATCGAGCGTg CGTATGGCGATCGGGTGGAGGTAACCATGCCGGGCCGTTCTCTCGTACGATGGGAGCTGTCTGCTCAGGGCTGGGAGGTGCTGTGGGCGTTACGCACCTCTCTGCAGGCTATGCTTCACCGTAACCTCCGACCTTTAACCTCTGGCTGTAGTGTCGAAGAGAACAGCACTCAAGACAGCCAGCTCATCTCTTTATTAGTGGACCTTCTGAACAGCACAGAGCCGGATTCTAACACTGCAGACTACAGTGATATGGAATGA